In Candida orthopsilosis Co 90-125, chromosome 4 draft sequence, the genomic stretch cattgaaaaaaaaaaaagtttcCCCATTTGGTCATAGATAGGCTCAAAGGaagatcaaaagaaaacaaagagcTATCATCGTTTCCACAGTGATAAATGACACAGGGTAAAGAAGAGGCCATCAAGGTCAAGGATGAAGGGAACCAGTACTTGAAAGAACacaagtttgaagaagCCATCAAACTGTACACCAAAGCCATTGAACTTGATCCAACCAATGCAGTATTCTACTCTAATAGAGCTCAAGTTCACATCAAGATGGAAAACTATGGATTAGCCATCCAAGACTGCGATTCAGCCCTTGCTGTCAACCCCAATTTTCTTAAAGCTTACTACAGGAAAGGTGTTGCCCAAATGGCCATCTTGCAACATAAAAAGgctcaacaaaattttcaaattatatTGAAGAGGTTACCTAATGATGCATTGACTTTGGAGAATTATAAACAGTGTACTAATTACTTAAAGAGACAAGCTTTTGAGAAGGCCATTGCTGGTGAAGATCAAGTATCTATTTTAAATACTATTGATTATGAAGGTGTTCAAGTGGAGAAATCTTGGGAGGGTCCTGAATTGAAGATAACTGCCACCAAGGTCAAAGATGAGAATAAAAAGGAAAATGTTGTGGTGAATATTGAAGGGTTGGATCAGTCTTATCTCAAGTATATGATTAACTTGTTTAAAAAGGGTGGTAAGTTGCCTAAAAAGCATGTGTTTGCCATTATTTCCAAAGTTCATGAAATTCtcaaacaagaacaaaCCATGACTGAAGTCTCCATTAATcattccaaattgaaaactcctgaaaacaaagatgaAATTATCGGAGGACTGAAGTTgactgttgttggtgatactCATGGACAATTTTATGATGTATTGAACttattcaagaaatttggCTACGTTTCAAAAGATCACGTTTACTTattcaatggtgattttgttgatcgTGGTTCATGGTCATGTGAAGTGGCATTATATCTATACGTATTGAAGATCCTTTACCCACATtcaattttcatcaatcgTGGTAATCATGAAACTAGCGATATGAACAAAACTTATGGATTCACCGATGAATGTGAAGCCAAATACTCGAAAAAGATTTTCGATGCGTTTACCGAATCATTTGGTGCATTACCTTTAGCAACTTTAATTAATCGAGAATATTTATGTATGCATGGAGGTTTATTCTCCAATGATAAAGTCACATTACAAGAtataaaatcattgaatcGATTCCCCAAAAATGGATCAACCCAACCACCAAAGGAAGGTTTGGCCATGGAATTATTATGGACTGACCCACAAGAAGAAAGTGGAAGATCCCCGTCGAAACGTGGTATTGGAATGCAATTTGGTCCCGACATAACCGAAAGATTTTGTCTTTCAAACAAGGTACGAAAAGTGTTGCGATCACATGAAGTAAGAATGAGTGGTgtagaagaagaacaaaaggGGAGATTGATTACTGTGTTTAGTGCTCCTGATTATTGTGATTCCACTGGTAATTTAGGGGGTGTGGTACATTTTACTGAAAATGAGGCATATGATCCAGAAAAGGATGACGGTGAAGGATACAGAAAAgtggatgatgataattGTCCTTGGACTTTGACTAAGGAGACATTTGAAGCTAGTCCGCATCCTGATATCAAACCAATGGCTTATTCTAAAGGTGGGTTTGGGTTTTAATATGTGTAGTAGCTTTGTAAATAAAATTTCAGACACTAGATATGATATAGATGAGCAGACAATTTGTAGACTCGGCTTACATATCATTCTGGAGTTGCTTTGGTAGCGATatgtcaaaatcaacttgCTGAACGGAAATCACTTGATAGAAAACCAGTACTAATCAAAAGCCGATATGAAACCAAGTAACGCTACATTAAACAGCCCTGCCGCCAATGGtgctgatgaagatgaaccAGATGAATGGGATAAAAGAATAATTGATACCGGTTGTCATCAAGAGAATTTGAACTTGCAACTATGCCATGCTGATACTGGAGATTGGAGGAAATGCTTAAAGGAGATGCAAGCATTCAGAGCTTGTTGGGAGAAAAATAAGAATAATGAAAGGACGTCTACTGTCGATAATCCCGAAATGAAATAAGCGGCGAAGGGTGGGAAGAGAAGTGTTGATTGGGACATTGCGTGTATATAGCTTGAATATAGGCTGGGGAATCCCCTTCTTTTTATCTTGTAAATATAAGGGCATCACGGTGCTTTGATGTAGGTTGATAGACAGTTGCTAGTTCGTATAACCCTCATGATACCAATACATTCTAATATACATATTCAAGTATGTATATCTCTCGTAAGACGCGTCTAATACAATTACAAGCGGAAACAGATTTTTCCGAATTTGCGTTTTCGTTAAAAACCACGAGCTAATCCCAACTCCGACTGGTTTAAACTATGTCACCAATAGAACAAACAAGTAGTATACAAGCTACAAAAAAATCTAAGACTAGACCCCCTGTACCGTTCAAGCTAACTTTGTACCCACCTTCACTACGACCCAACCCGGATCACATCactaaagaagaagaggtcCTGATTGAAATATCAACAGATGAAGAGCTAGatcaagatgaaaaatACCCTGAAAATGCAACACGAGATATAGAGCAACTCATCGAAGAGTCCTCAGACAAGGAACTATTCCATGCTAAATTGAAGCGACTAGAGAAGGAAAGTTTACGCCGATTTGAGAATAAATGGACTGGTATAATTTCAAAGTACCTGAATATAAATGATGATCGGGAGagtgatgaaattgatttggtgaCTGGAGAAATTGTCACTAATAATGGACATTTGAATCGACTTAGAAGTGGTGGTGCTGATGACAAAGGGACTAGACGACTAacaactttcaaattgtggaaacaacaagcaggtaatcaacaagatgaaaCTATGAGAAATAGACGACAGAAATTTGACCAGAGAGTAGCTAAACAACGAGAGAAGAGCATGAGACGTATGAGGATCTCATCGCCCCTGAAGGCAGGCAATCGGATTTCTTTAACAAGTGGAGATTCATTACGAAATGTATCACCAACTAAAGGACAAGTACCTGCTGGAGTTGAAACAGATGAATCGCCTACCAAGAAGCGCAAAATATTTGTTCAACAGGACACTGAGTCATCAACTTCAGAATATAGTGAGACTGAAGCTGACACGTCTAGTGATTACTCGGTTGATGATGGAAGTGAAGCTGACAATACTGTCGAAGAAGATGCACTGTATGAGCAAAGTAGTGATGACGAGGAAAGAGATATAGAAGAGGGAAGTGTACACGACTCGAATGCAAATAATGGAAAGATACATCAAAAGGGACTGCTGAACGGAAAATATTTCAAGCAATTCGGTTCATCTATATTAAACGGACCAAGGTTGGTATTAGATGAGGGTCCTCTTTCTCGATCCACACTAGAACTTGAATTACTGTCAGAGAATGAAAGGGCAAGTCTGCCAACCAAAACAAGATctaaagttgaatttggcTTGATCCCAATGAAGCCCAAGAAATTGCCGCTGAAATTGACGAAACATCGACAAGTGAGTACAGAGAATTTAAGTGGTGATGACAATTCCATCCAAAACATTAGtcatttgtttttggaaCACTCACTGCCAAAGCCAATCAAGGTTTATAATTGGCATCTTCTGGatcaaaccaaaattgatccTTCGTCAtttcttg encodes the following:
- a CDS encoding Ppt1 serine/threonine phosphatase, with the translated sequence MTQGKEEAIKVKDEGNQYLKEHKFEEAIKSYTKAIELDPTNAVFYSNRAQVHIKMENYGLAIQDCDSALAVNPNFLKAYYRKGVAQMAILQHKKAQQNFQIILKRLPNDALTLENYKQCTNYLKRQAFEKAIAGEDQVSILNTIDYEGVQVEKSWEGPELKITATKVKDENKKENVVVNIEGLDQSYLKYMINLFKKGGKLPKKHVFAIISKVHEILKQEQTMTEVSINHSKLKTPENKDEIIGGSKLTVVGDTHGQFYDVLNLFKKFGYVSKDHVYLFNGDFVDRGSWSCEVALYLYVLKILYPHSIFINRGNHETSDMNKTYGFTDECEAKYSKKIFDAFTESFGALPLATLINREYLCMHGGLFSNDKVTLQDIKSLNRFPKNGSTQPPKEGLAMELLWTDPQEESGRSPSKRGIGMQFGPDITERFCLSNKVRKVLRSHEVRMSGVEEEQKGRLITVFSAPDYCDSTGNLGGVVHFTENEAYDPEKDDGEGYRKVDDDNCPWTLTKETFEASPHPDIKPMAYSKGGFGF